In the Stakelama saccharophila genome, CCCGCCAACGATCGAGCGCCTCGGCCATCGCCACGCACATATCGGTGTTCAGCGCATGGATCGCCCCCGGCCGGTTGAGCCGGATACGCCCGGCTTTGCCATCGGTCGAAATCAGCACGTCTTGCGTCATAATCCTCCTTCCCTTCCTCTCCCTGCGGGAGAGGATACGAAGACTTGCGAGCCATGCTCGCTAGTCGGAGTTGGCGAGGGTGATCCCGGTTTCGCGCCCTCACCAAGCTTCGCTGGCCGCTTGCGCGGCAATCTCCGCTATCCCCTCCCGGCGGGAGAGGATCTGAACTCACTGCCGCAGCATATCCCGTCCGACGATCATCCGCATGACCTGATTGGTGCCCTCGAGGATCGAGTGTACGCGCAGGTCGCGCCAGAACCGCTCGATCGGATAATCCTGCAGATAGCCGTAGCCGCCATGCAGTTGCAGTGCATCGTTGACGATCTTCGACCCGCTATCGGTGGCGAGCCGCTTGGCCATCGCGGCGAAACGCGTCTTGTCGGGTGCGTTCGCCGTCACCTTGGCCGCCGCGACATAAAGCAGTGCGCGCGCCGCCTCCAGGTCGGTCGCCATGTCGGCGAGCATGAACTGCGTGTTCTGAAATTCGGCGATGGGCCGACCGAACTGCTGCCGGTCCTTGGTATAGGCCACCGCCTCGTCGAGGCAGCGCTGCGCCCCGCCCAGCGAGCAGGCGCCGATATTCAGCCGGCCGCCGTCGAGCCCCATCATCGCGATGCGGAAGCCTTCGCCCTCGGCCCCGACGATATTCTCGGCCGGCACGCGGACATCCTCGAAGATCACCTGCGCGGTGGGTTGCGAATGCCAGCCGAGCTTCTTTTCCTGCGCGCCGAAGCTGACGCCGGCCATGTCCTTTTCGACCACCATGCAGGTGATGCCCTTCGGCCCGTCCTCGCCCGTGCGCACCATCACGACATAGACTTCGTTCTCCCCGCCGCCGGAGATGAACTGCTTGGTGCCGTTGAGGACATAATGGTCGCCGTCGCGGACCGCCCTGGCCTTGAGCGCGGCGGCGTCGGAGCCGGATGACGGCTCGGTCAGGCAATAGCTCGCCATCCGGTCCATGGTGACGAGGCTTGGCAGATATTTCCGCTTCACCGCGTCCGAACCGAACCGGTCAATCATCCACGACGCCATGTTGTGGATCGAGATGAAGGCGGAGGTCGACGGACAGCCATAGGCCATCGCCTCCATGATCAGCGCCGCCTCCAGCCGCCCGAGATTGATCCCGCCCGACTCTTCCGAGATGTAGATTGCGGCGAAACCGAGTTCGGCCGCTTCCTTGATCACATCGCGCGGGAAGATGTGCTTTTCGTCCCACTCGCCCGCGTTGGGCGTAATGCGGTCGGCGGTGAACCGGCGCG is a window encoding:
- a CDS encoding acyl-CoA dehydrogenase family protein, translating into MTDQFDLTEDQRAIQEMARRFTADRITPNAGEWDEKHIFPRDVIKEAAELGFAAIYISEESGGINLGRLEAALIMEAMAYGCPSTSAFISIHNMASWMIDRFGSDAVKRKYLPSLVTMDRMASYCLTEPSSGSDAAALKARAVRDGDHYVLNGTKQFISGGGENEVYVVMVRTGEDGPKGITCMVVEKDMAGVSFGAQEKKLGWHSQPTAQVIFEDVRVPAENIVGAEGEGFRIAMMGLDGGRLNIGACSLGGAQRCLDEAVAYTKDRQQFGRPIAEFQNTQFMLADMATDLEAARALLYVAAAKVTANAPDKTRFAAMAKRLATDSGSKIVNDALQLHGGYGYLQDYPIERFWRDLRVHSILEGTNQVMRMIVGRDMLRQ